The stretch of DNA TTCCAGTCCCTAACGTCCCGTTGGGACTCAGGGTCAGCCTACGTCGGTTAGTCTAGTTCGTTATGCGAAATCGTAGGAATCTAAACCTATCGAACCTGCTAAAACATTAAAAAAATAAAGAAAAAAGTAAAACAAAAGCAATTGACACAAGGCACACATTGTCATCAGATATGTTTAAGTGAAGAATTATCGGTGGGATATTAAGAAAGACGAAATCCTAAGAAAAGAACGTGGTATTTCTTTTGAATTAATCCTTTTTCAAATTGAAAACGGGTTTCTCTTAGATATCATTAAACACCCAAATAAAGATAAATATCCTAACCAATCAATTTTCATTATTGAGATAGAAAACTACGTCTACTTAGTTCCTTTTATCGAGAATAAAGACGAAATTTTCCTCAAAACTATTATACCTAGCAGAAAAGCTACACGCAATTATCTTTCAAAAGAAGGTGACGACAATGAAATCTAAAATAGATAAAATACCAAAAAAGCTCCCTACACTTTCTAAGGAAGAAAATGATATTCTCGCTTCATATGAAGCTGGTGAATGGAAATCAATCGGATTGAATAATAAATTGATTAGCAGTTACCAAAAAGCTGCTTCTGCAACACTGGCAAAAAACAAAAGAATAAATATTCGGCTCAATCAATTAGATTTACAATCAATTCAAAAAAAAGCATTTGAAGAGGGTTTACCTTACCAAACCTTTATTTCTAGCTTAATTCATAAATTTGTTACTGGTAAATTAGTAGAGAAATAGTTTAGCAACCTACGACTTCGCATAACAGCAGGGAAACGCTGCGCTTCGGCACTTACGGCCTCGCTTGGGCTGCGCCACATTTCCCTTCTGGCATTCGCTCGCATACGCAAGCTACATGCCAGTCCCTAACGTCCCGCCGGGACTCAGGGTCGGGAAACGTCGATTAGCCTAGTTCGTTATACGCAAGTTCGCAAAATCTAAATAAAGGAACATAAATGAAAACATGGATGATTAGAGCTGGAGAAGATGGATATCTTTTCGATGAATTTAATGAAAAAAATTTAATTGGAATTGGTTGGAACGAAGTCGGTGATCTCAAAAATTTAACAGTCGAATCAAGTATTGAAGAAAAAGTAAG from Leptospira montravelensis encodes:
- a CDS encoding antitoxin; its protein translation is MKSKIDKIPKKLPTLSKEENDILASYEAGEWKSIGLNNKLISSYQKAASATLAKNKRINIRLNQLDLQSIQKKAFEEGLPYQTFISSLIHKFVTGKLVEK
- a CDS encoding BrnT family toxin → MKNYRWDIKKDEILRKERGISFELILFQIENGFLLDIIKHPNKDKYPNQSIFIIEIENYVYLVPFIENKDEIFLKTIIPSRKATRNYLSKEGDDNEI